The Microbacterium forte sequence TTCGGGCTCTTCGTGCCGATCTTCTTCCTCTACACCGGCGTGAACTTCGACCTCCAGGCGCTCACCGGCTCGTCCTCGGCGATGCTGATGCTGCCCCTCTTCCTCGTGGCGCTGCTCGTGCTCCGGGGCATCACTGCACAGCTCTCCGCCCCACTCGGCGCGAGCGTCAGAGACCGCACGGCGCTCGGGCTGCTGGCCGCCACAGGGCTGCCCATCATCGTCGCCGTGACGGCCATCGGGGTGGACCACAAGATGATCGACACCGGCACAGCCGCAGCACTCGTCGGCGCGGGGATGCTGTCGGTGCTGCTCTTCCCGCTGTTCGGCATGCTGATCCGCGGCGACGCGGCGCGACTGGTCGACCCCGAGCTGGTTCGCGCGCGACCCCAGGGGGAGCTGTGACCACGGCATCCGCGCTGATAGCCGACGCCGTGCGTGCGCTCTCGGGCCTGCCGCAGGAGGGACTCGGCGAGGAGCGGGAATCCCGGTGGCGCGGACGCCGCATCGTTCGCGTGGGCGCGGCCTGGCACATCGGAGTGCTGCTGTTGACCGAGACGCAGGCCCTGGCGACCGCAGAGGTGCTGCGCGCTGCCGACCCCGGCCGCCGCGGCTATACGGCCGAGTCCGCGCGAGAGCGCGCCGAGCGTCGCGCGCTGGCTCTGCGGGGCGGATTCGACGAGGGTGATGTCGTGCACGTCGGGTGGTCGGTGATCGACCTCGACGCCGTGGATGCGGGTGGGGCATCGGGGCCGCTCGCGATGATCGACGCCGCGCCCTCGGTGCGGTGGAGCACTGCCGGCGGGTGGATGCCGCTCGAGGCATACCTCCGCGAACGGGTGGAGCTGCTGCGCGGCTGAGCCCTGCTCGCCTGCTCGCCTGCTCGGAGTCAGGCTGCGGCGAACGTCTGCGCGAAACGGCGCAGCAGAGCGGCGCCCTCGGTGACCGACGCTGCGAGCACCTGCCCCTGCACCTCGTCGAACTCGTCGGGGTCGAAGTACCCGGTGGTGCGGTAGAACGTCATCCGGTCGGCGAAGTCCCTCGGGGTCGGCTCCGGGTGGAACTGCGCCGTGTAGAGGTGAGTCCCGACGCGATACGCCTGCACCGGGCAGGTGTCGTTCGTGGCGAGAAGGACCGCACCGTGCGGCAGAGCCGCGGCGCTCTCCTTATGGGCGGTGAAGACGGTGAGGGCGGGCGAGCTCGGGCCGAACACCGGATCCGCTGCGCCGGCCTCGGTCGTCTCGATCACGGTGGCGCTGGCCGATTCGGGAGTGTCCACCGTGATCTCGCCGCCGAGCATCCGCGTCACCACACCGATGCTGAAGCAGGTGAAGAACGCCGCGATCCGGCCGTCGATGGCCCGCCGAGCGATGCGCTCGAGATCTGCTTCGACACGCAGCTGCACTGCAGACTTCTCGGCGTCGCTCACGTTGAAGGGAGAGCCGCCGACCACGACGCCGTCGTATCGCGCGAGGCGCGCAGGGTCGAGGGGCTCGGCGAGCAGGTCGAGGCGGTCGACGACGTCGACGCCGAGCGCCCGTCGGAACGAGGCGTGCTCGGCATCCGCCGCCCCGAGCTCGGGGCGCACACAGAGGTAGAGAAGCGAGACCACCACGAGAGTCTAACGACGACCGGAGGGGGTCGCCGTCATCGCTGTCATCGGGACGTCACGCTCGCATCACCGTGACGAGTTGGAGGTGCGACCCCGCACGATCCCGATGAACGTCTCGACGTCAGGGGTGGTGTGGTCGCGGCGCCAGACGAGGGCGACCGTCGACGTCGGGCCGTCGACGAGGAGTCGATGGCGGACATCCTTGCGGTGGTGCACGCGTGCGAGAGACATGGGCAGGATCACGATCCCGGTTCCGGCGGCAGCGGTCGGGATGGCTTCTGCGACGGTCAGCGGCGCGAACGTCGGGGCGAGGGCACCCGGGATGTCGATCGGACCCAGTGGATCGTCAGTGGGGACCATCACGATCTCACCTGCGAGGTCGGCGATGGTCAGTTCGTCGGCCGCGAGCAGGTGCGAATCGATCGAGGCGACCACGACCGGCACCTCGTCGTACAGCGTGATGACGTGCAGGGTCTCGTCGGTCAGCGGCAGGCGCACCAGCGCGGCGTCGAGGTCGTCGAGCGCCGCGCGCTGATCGGCGACCTCCACCGGCACGAGTTCGAGGGGCACGTGCGGCATCCGCTGCTTCCAGGCGTCGATCCACTTGCCTGGTGTGGCGCCTGGCACGACTCCGAGTCGGAACGTGCGCGGCTCCTCGGACTCGCGTTCCGGCGCATCGAACACCACCTTGGCGGTCTTCTTCGGCGGCTTGGGCGGCGGGAACCGCTGCGCCGGTGCCGCCCTGTTGCGTCGCACGGGCGAGCCTTTGCCGGCACGTCCTGCCGGTCGTCGTCCCTGAGTCGCCATGTGCTCCAGGGTACCCGGCGCACGCGGCGAGACGGTCTGGGATCGCGGCTGTGATCAGGCCGCGAGCCACAGCCCCTTCGGGTCGGTGGCGACCGTCAGGCCGGCGGCGACCGTCTCGTCGTCGCCGATGCGCGCGCCGCGGACGATGCGAGCACCTGCTCCGACTTCGGTGCGGACCCCGATGTGCGCGCCGTCTCCGACG is a genomic window containing:
- a CDS encoding LysR family transcriptional regulator substrate-binding protein is translated as MATQGRRPAGRAGKGSPVRRNRAAPAQRFPPPKPPKKTAKVVFDAPERESEEPRTFRLGVVPGATPGKWIDAWKQRMPHVPLELVPVEVADQRAALDDLDAALVRLPLTDETLHVITLYDEVPVVVASIDSHLLAADELTIADLAGEIVMVPTDDPLGPIDIPGALAPTFAPLTVAEAIPTAAAGTGIVILPMSLARVHHRKDVRHRLLVDGPTSTVALVWRRDHTTPDVETFIGIVRGRTSNSSR
- a CDS encoding glutaminase, producing MTTASALIADAVRALSGLPQEGLGEERESRWRGRRIVRVGAAWHIGVLLLTETQALATAEVLRAADPGRRGYTAESARERAERRALALRGGFDEGDVVHVGWSVIDLDAVDAGGASGPLAMIDAAPSVRWSTAGGWMPLEAYLRERVELLRG
- a CDS encoding glutamine amidotransferase-related protein — its product is MVSLLYLCVRPELGAADAEHASFRRALGVDVVDRLDLLAEPLDPARLARYDGVVVGGSPFNVSDAEKSAVQLRVEADLERIARRAIDGRIAAFFTCFSIGVVTRMLGGEITVDTPESASATVIETTEAGAADPVFGPSSPALTVFTAHKESAAALPHGAVLLATNDTCPVQAYRVGTHLYTAQFHPEPTPRDFADRMTFYRTTGYFDPDEFDEVQGQVLAASVTEGAALLRRFAQTFAAA